One window of the Solanum stenotomum isolate F172 chromosome 11, ASM1918654v1, whole genome shotgun sequence genome contains the following:
- the LOC125844900 gene encoding uncharacterized protein LOC125844900, with amino-acid sequence MRISQAIRCTWTPQYSNEMLPQPLKSFKPYILRTFSTSISRKYPSPMATASTQIDEAVSTQDKSTQIVPKPIQVAKRLEKFKTTIFTQMSMLAIKHGAINLGQGFPNFDGPDFVKEAAIQSIKEGKNQYARGYGVPDLNSAVAARFKKDSGLDVDPEKEVTVTSGCTEAIAATMLGLINPGDEVILFAPFYDSYEATLSMAGAKVKGITLRPPDFSLPIEELKSAVSKNTRAILLNTPHNPTGKMFTREELNAIASLCIENDVLVFADEVYDKLAFEMEHISIASLPGMYERTVTMNSLGKTFSLTGWKIGWAIAPPHLTWGVRQAHSYLTFATSTPMQYASATALRTPDSYYEELKRDYSAKKAILVEGLKAVGFTVYPSSGTYFVVVDHTPFGLDNDIAFCEYLIKEVGVVAIPTSVFYLNPEEGKNLVRFTFCKDEDTLRSAVQRMKEKLSKK; translated from the exons ATGCGAATCTCTCAAGCAATTCGATGTACCTGGACACCTCAGTATTCCAATGAAATGCTTCCGCAGCCATTGAAGAGCTTTAAACCCTATATTCTCCGCACTTTTTCCACCAGCATTTCAAGAAAATACCCTTCTCCAATGGCCACCGCTTCAACCCAGATTGATGAGGCTGTTTCTACTCAAGATAAGTCAACCCAGATAGTTCCTAAGCCTATTCAG GTTGCCAAGCGCCTAGAGAAGTTCAAAACTACAATTTTCACCCAGATGAGTATGCTAGCCATCAAGCATGGAGCTATAAACCTCGGCCAGGGCTTCCCCAACTTTGACGGCCCGGATTTTGTAAAAGAAGCAGCTATTCAATCAATTAAGGAAGGTAAAAATCAGTATGCTCGAGGATATGGAGTCCCAGACCTCAACTCTGCTGTGGCTGCTAGATTCAAGAAAGACAGTGGACTTGATGTTGACCCCGAAAAGGAAGTCACTGTGACTTCAGGCTGTACTGAAGCAATTGCTGCCACCATGTTGGGTTTGATAAATCCTGGTGATGAGGTCATCCTGTTTGCTCCTTTCTATGATTCTTATGAAGCTACTTTATCTATGGCTGGAGCAAAGGTAAAGGGTATTACTTTAAGACCACCAGATTTTTCTCTTCCGATTGAGGAGCTAAAATCAGCAGTATCTAAGAATACTCGAGCAATCCTCCTGAATACTCCGCATAACCCCACTGGAAAGATGTTCACTCGAGAAGAACTCAATGCCATTGCCTCTCTGTGCATTGAGAATGATGTTCTAGTTTTTGCTGATGAGGTTTATGACAAGTTAGCCTTTGAAATGGAACACATTTCAATTGCTTCTCTTCCAGGGATGTATGAACGAACTGTAACCATGAATTCTTTGGGAAAGACATTTTCTCTAACAGGCTGGAAAATAGGTTGGGCAATAGCTCCTCCTCACTTGACTTGGGGAGTAAGACAGGCGCATTCCTACCTCACCTTTGCAACATCCACTCCGATGCAATATGCATCTGCTACTGCCCTTAGAACCCCAGATTCTTATTATGAGGAGCTTAAGAGGGACTACTCAGCCAAAAAGGCAATATTGGTGGAGGGGTTAAAGGCAGTTGGTTTCACAGTATACCCCTCGAGTGGAACATACTTTGTGGTTGTTGATCATACCCCTTTTGGGTTGGACAATGACATTGCTTTCTGTGAATACCTGATCAAGGAAGTTGGTGTTGTAGCCATTCCAACTAGCGTGTTCTATCTAAATCCAGAAGAAGGAAAGAATCTTGTGAGGTTTACCTTCTGCAAAGATGAAGATACTCTTAGAAGTGCAGTGCAGAGGATGAAGGAGAAGCTGTCGAAGAAGTGA